The Blautia pseudococcoides genome segment CTTCCGGCTTATGCCCGTTTTTTATATCATCGGCCTCGCTCATCTCTTTCCCTGTATCCTTTTCCGGGTCTATTTTGCCTCCCTCTGTACCTTGATCCGTATTGTTTTCCGTTTCTTTCGGCTTTTCCGCAACACCATCTTCTCTCCCGGTGTCATACGGTTCCTTAGTATCCATATCTGCTTCTTCGGCAGTCTTTTTCACCCTTATTTTATAGCGGACCACCACCTCTGTTTCCCCCTCCTCTAAGGCCTCAATATTTCCGTTCCTACCTGCACACGCAACGCGCTCATCTTCTATCTGTACAATGCCGTTATCGGGCAGAAATAGCGCTTCTCCCTTCTGCAGTTCCACAATCTGCGTGATCTCCGGTAATGTTTCATCCGGCTCCTTATCCGCTACAGATGCTGATACTGAGACTGCAGCACCCAAATATAAATAAAGACCGGCTACAGCCATAAACATATTTCTTCTTTTCATTGTATTTCCTCCTCTGTGAGTCCATTGATCTTTCTTTTTACTTTTTCACTGTTAAAACCTGATTTTTCTGCCCCTCTTTTCTCCATAAGGTTAAGCAGGCGCTCTGCTTTCTCCGGATTCTGCCGTTCCACTGCCTCCATAAGAGCATAGGCACAGTAAGCTTCTGCGTCCTCAGGGAAATCTTTGATATAACTTTCATATTGCTTTTCCGCCTCCTCATAATTCTGCATCTGACGGCAGAGGGCTGCTGCGGAGAGTCGGACTTCCTGTTCCAGCTTCACAGGTATCTTTTCTTTCAAAAGTAGGTTGTAATACTTTATACTCTGTACCGGATTATTTTGTTTTCCGTACACCTTTGCCAGCTGATACCATATTTCGGTCCGGTATATAGGCGCATACGTCTCTCTTTTGTTTTCTTCCAGATTTTTTTCTGCCTGCTGGAGAAGCTTTCGGGCTTTCTCGTCCCCCTCACTGCAGGAATATCCCAGTTCCGTTTTGTACGCCTGTATTACATTTGCCAGAAATATGGATTCACCAGTCTTTTCCCAGGAGGTGCCTTCACTGTCCTCCAAGTCTTTTATGGCTTTTTGTGCAGCCTCCCAGTTGGCCTTGGAATGTTTTTCTTCTATGGCATCCAAAATTCTGCGGTACAGCTCTCCTTTTTTTGTTCCCTCCTGCTCCCTCAGAAAATATCTGCGCGCTTCCTCATGATCTGCTGTATCTGCCAGGCTTGTGCCCTCCCGGATCCCCAGAATCCTTCCTGCATCCATCAGCAGCTCCTGTTTCTTTATCTGCGCGCCTAAAAGCATTAAAAAACCGGCTGCCAGGAAAACGAAACCGGCATAGGCACGTTTTCTGGCCTGTATCCACGCTTCCAGATTCTGCAGCTCCTTTTTGACCATTCTG includes the following:
- a CDS encoding serine/threonine-protein kinase codes for the protein MYEKRRLLQERYRLDKMLGKGGQGQVFLAFDMKLEKYWAIKKIPADSSREVDIMRHLEHPALPRIVDILEEDGCRYLVMDYLEGFTLEEIKKSGKKIPWDKRIKWAVQLCSLLEYLHGPAKGIIYQDMKPSNLMVHISGDIRIFDFGIASLSEQNSNAGKHSSKSRFGTPGFAAPEQYLGNAEERSDIYGFGAILRYMEQKEERETRLCKKWRHIAEKCMEPSLGKRYRKIRMVKKELQNLEAWIQARKRAYAGFVFLAAGFLMLLGAQIKKQELLMDAGRILGIREGTSLADTADHEEARRYFLREQEGTKKGELYRRILDAIEEKHSKANWEAAQKAIKDLEDSEGTSWEKTGESIFLANVIQAYKTELGYSCSEGDEKARKLLQQAEKNLEENKRETYAPIYRTEIWYQLAKVYGKQNNPVQSIKYYNLLLKEKIPVKLEQEVRLSAAALCRQMQNYEEAEKQYESYIKDFPEDAEAYCAYALMEAVERQNPEKAERLLNLMEKRGAEKSGFNSEKVKRKINGLTEEEIQ